From the Methanooceanicella nereidis genome, one window contains:
- a CDS encoding UPF0147 family protein, whose translation MSNADTVIKQCVDVLSRIKDDDTVPRNIRRSADNVKNILLNTSETPAVRAASSISILDEISNDPNIPLHTRTLIWNIASQLETISVEG comes from the coding sequence ATGTCAAATGCTGACACCGTAATAAAACAATGCGTGGACGTCCTGTCCAGGATCAAGGACGACGACACCGTCCCGCGCAACATCAGAAGAAGCGCGGATAACGTTAAAAATATACTGCTCAACACAAGCGAGACCCCTGCCGTAAGGGCAGCGTCGAGCATATCGATACTTGATGAGATATCGAACGATCCCAACATACCGCTGCACACCAGGACTCTCATCTGGAACATAGCGAGCCAGCTTGAGACCATATCCGTGGAAGGGTAA
- a CDS encoding Sjogren's syndrome/scleroderma autoantigen 1 family protein, translating into MAEEDLEKITKMLERGGTMLAKHCDCGAPLFKYKGKILCPVCDSKKEEETSTKLAVPVETKPALTPQPSLEAVKSNRMIELPEKRVSLVIKYDELEEENIEAVIISKINDITARLAREEYPDKIQMYLDILETSMRVLRELRGLSR; encoded by the coding sequence ATGGCAGAGGAAGACCTTGAAAAGATAACGAAGATGCTGGAGCGCGGCGGGACGATGCTCGCGAAGCACTGTGATTGCGGAGCCCCGCTGTTCAAGTATAAGGGTAAGATATTATGTCCTGTGTGCGACTCTAAAAAAGAAGAGGAAACATCTACAAAGCTGGCAGTGCCGGTGGAGACAAAGCCTGCGCTGACGCCTCAGCCGTCGCTCGAGGCTGTAAAAAGCAATCGTATGATCGAGCTCCCCGAGAAGCGCGTGAGCCTGGTCATCAAGTACGATGAGCTGGAAGAGGAGAACATCGAGGCTGTAATAATCTCAAAGATCAATGACATCACGGCCAGGCTGGCAAGGGAAGAGTACCCGGACAAGATCCAGATGTACCTCGATATACTTGAGACATCCATGCGAGTCCTGCGTGAATTAAGAGGCCTGTCCAGATAG
- a CDS encoding glycosyltransferase yields MRACYRTVMRDSMRIAVFTDTFFPQVNGVVNAVRNFNKTLTKKGHEIQVFTSGKKPGVSTLDGAEIHRYRAFTFIPYPEFEYSIDFINPTGDALKFKPEIVHAHTPFIMGFCAWRTAKKLKSPLVGTFHTPIDGYVMYIAKRSKLLQKILGKIAKTYQDWFYNKCDVIVVPARSAAIYIDIKGKEIFPVSNGVDLSRYGPEGRQEFRDRYGLGNGPVILHGGRLSFEKRIDYVIKAMPIILKNVPDAKLLIVGSGPARKSLEQTAEERGVESSVVFTGYISDEEFPKAFAAADVLALNSPVETQSLIVIEALATGIPVVGADAGAIPDAVVPGVNGYLFKPDDIEAMAGHIITILSDDGLRMKLKQGAIKTASEHSLENCAGRLMEVYEFALKKKDKK; encoded by the coding sequence TTGAGAGCGTGCTATCGTACGGTCATGAGGGATAGCATGAGAATAGCGGTATTTACGGACACTTTTTTCCCCCAGGTCAACGGGGTCGTAAACGCTGTAAGGAACTTTAATAAGACGCTGACCAAAAAAGGGCATGAGATCCAAGTCTTCACCTCCGGAAAAAAGCCCGGCGTGTCTACGCTGGACGGCGCTGAGATACACAGGTACAGAGCATTCACTTTCATTCCATATCCGGAGTTCGAGTATTCGATCGATTTCATCAACCCCACCGGTGACGCGCTTAAGTTCAAGCCGGAAATAGTACATGCGCATACGCCTTTTATCATGGGGTTCTGTGCATGGAGGACCGCTAAAAAATTAAAATCGCCTCTTGTCGGCACTTTCCATACGCCCATAGACGGGTATGTGATGTATATCGCAAAGCGTTCTAAACTTTTACAAAAGATACTGGGCAAGATCGCAAAAACCTACCAGGACTGGTTCTACAACAAATGCGACGTCATTGTCGTGCCGGCGAGATCGGCCGCGATATACATTGACATCAAGGGCAAGGAAATATTCCCGGTGTCTAACGGCGTCGACCTGTCGCGATATGGCCCTGAAGGAAGACAGGAGTTCCGGGACAGATACGGCCTTGGGAACGGACCCGTCATACTGCACGGAGGCAGGCTGAGCTTTGAAAAGCGCATAGACTATGTCATCAAGGCAATGCCCATAATACTAAAAAACGTGCCTGACGCTAAGCTTCTGATAGTTGGCAGCGGCCCGGCCAGAAAGTCCCTTGAGCAGACAGCAGAGGAACGCGGTGTGGAGTCCTCCGTAGTGTTTACGGGATACATTAGCGATGAGGAGTTCCCAAAAGCCTTCGCTGCTGCAGACGTCCTCGCGTTGAACTCTCCGGTGGAGACCCAGTCGCTGATAGTCATCGAGGCCCTTGCCACAGGCATCCCGGTCGTCGGTGCGGACGCCGGCGCTATACCTGACGCGGTCGTTCCCGGCGTGAACGGATACCTATTCAAGCCGGACGACATCGAAGCCATGGCAGGCCACATTATAACGATACTGTCCGATGACGGGCTCCGGATGAAACTGAAGCAGGGAGCGATAAAAACGGCGTCCGAGCACTCGCTTGAGAATTGCGCCGGCAGGCTTATGGAAGTATACGAGTTCGCCCTGAAGAAAAAAGATAAAAAATAA